A section of the Kluyveromyces lactis strain NRRL Y-1140 chromosome F complete sequence genome encodes:
- the SPO7 gene encoding Nem1-Spo7 phosphatase regulatory subunit SPO7 (similar to uniprot|P18410 Saccharomyces cerevisiae YAL009W SPO7 Integral nuclear/ER membrane protein of unknown function required for normal nuclear envelope morphology and sporulation), with product MGDGDDDSVPELKLSLTSTPVHTTTSYGGSLSSEYTDSPWGKRGHISFSGTPTTNRRRRSSSRASSKNVKSSEISPISMIFRNLLILEDDLRHQSKEQRMLKWQFTLFLAGLAGIAAFSFYELYFSNDQVTGLYRIGLQFLLIFISVTIVLFHLSGEYKRTMVIPRRFLVNANKGMRQFNVKLVKVKSTWLQNYADTIRIIIRRVSKWNMKLLITMGATNTSIYAFWSSLSIRCLPRLGAVDVKLVLNAKAFSAEIREGWEIYRDEFWKRETVRRRKQESQNNTHLKRD from the coding sequence TACAACAACGTCATATGGCGGGTCGTTATCATCTGAATACACAGACTCCCCATGGGGTAAAAGGGGGCACATATCTTTTAGTGGTACGCCGACAACTAACCGGAGAAGGAGGTCGAGCAGTCGAGCGTCGAGCAAAAATGTGAAAAGCAGTGAAATATCTCCAATATCGATGATATTTCGCAATTTACTAATTCTGGAGGACGATTTAAGACACCAATCAAAGGAGCAAAGAATGCTTAAATGGCAATTCACTTTGTTTCTTGCGGGCTTAGCTGGCATTGCTGCGTTTTCCTTTTACGAATTGTATTTTTCCAATGATCAGGTTACCGGTTTATATAGAATAGGGTTGCAATTCCTATTGATATTCATTTCAGTGACAATAGTATTGTTTCATCTTAGCGGTGAATACAAAAGAACCATGGTAATACCAAGACGGTTTTTAGTCAACGCAAATAAAGGGATGAGACAATTCAACGTAAAATTAGTGAAGGTGAAGAGTACATGGTTACAAAACTATGCGGATACAATACGTATTATCATTCGTCGAGTATCAAAATGGAATATGAAGCTTTTGATCACGATGGGAGCTACAAACACCTCGATATATGCATTTTGGTCATCGCTTTCTATACGATGTCTGCCCAGACTTGGAGCTGTGGATGTTAAGTTAGTGCTCAATGCAAAAGCATTTAGTGCTGAGATTCGAGAAGGTTGGGAGATATATAGAGATGAATTTTGGAAGCGTGAAACGGTCAGAAGACGTAAGCAAGAGTCTCAAAACAATACGCATCTGAAAAGAGACTAA